The Natronoarchaeum philippinense genome includes the window AGTCGGTCGGCGCGGCCTGTGCCGCGAAAGACCAGCGGGAGCGCAACGTTCTCGCGGGCGGTCAGGCGCGGCATCAGGTTGAACGTCTGGAAGACGAAGCCGACCTGCCGCCCGCGAATACGAGCGCGCCCGTCGTCAGCCAATCCGGTAACGTCCTCGCCGTCGACCAGCACGGTTCCGGCCGTCGGCGTGTCGAGACAGCCCACGAGGTTCATCAACGTGCTCTTGCCCGACCCGCTCGGGCCCATCACCGCCGTGTAGGATCCCCGGGGGAGATCGAGCGAGACATCCGCGAGCGCGTTGACGACCTCGCCGCCGCGCTCGTAGGTCTTCCCGACCGCCGAGAGCGACACGGCCGGTGTGTGGGTCTCGGATGTCGACTCTGTTGGACCAGTCATAGGAGCGATACCTAGAGCATAGCGCTCGTTGCACCTATTCTACTGGGTTCGGCCGACGTTCTGCCGGCATCGGTCCCACCAGCACTGAACGGAGATTGACCGGGGGAGAACCCTTATTCGCTCGCGGACCGTACTGGTGTGTCCCGATGGCCCCCACCGACTACGACTTCTGGCTGCTCGACCTCGACGGCACGCTCGTCGATGTCGAACCGGGCTACGTCCACGACGTAATGGGCGAGGTCGGGAACCGGCTGGGAGTCGAGATCACCGACCGGGAGGCCGAAGTGCTCTGGCACGGCTACGGCGGACAGCGCGAGCGCGTCATCGAGTCGCTGGATACGGATGCCGAGACGTTCTGGGCGACGTTCCACGAGGTCGAGGACCCGACCAAGCGCTCGGAGTCGACGTTTCTCTACGAGGACGCCGCCGTCGTCGCCGGCCTCGACCGACCGACGGGACTGGTCACCCACTGCCAGCAGTATCTCACCGACCCCGTCCTGCGGCATCACGACATCGCGGACTGGTTCGACACGGTCGTCTGCTGTACCGACGACCTCGGCTGGAAACCCGATCCCGCCCCGGTTCGGGAGGCGATGACGGACCTCGGCGTCGCGCACAACGGCCACGTCGGCACTCTCGTCGGCGACAGCGCCGAGGACATCGGTGCGGCCCGGAACGCCGGCCTCGACGGTATCCACGTCCAGCGCTACGATCCCGACGAGCGCGGCGTCACCGTCTGGGGCGACCGGCGCATCCGGTCGTTCGAGGAACTGATCTGAACCGACTGCCGATTCGGTGTCCTGACAACACAGTTATTTATACGCATTCGGAGAGAACGTCGGCACGATGATCGGATCCCTCCCATCGTGGCTGCTGGTCGTCGGCGCCGTACTGGTGGCGGTGCTCGGATGGTTCTGGTGGCGCGCCGCGACCGAGTTCTGGCAAGGCTGGACAGTGTGGCGAAACGACCCGGTCGCGGTGATGGATGCCGCCAACGCCAGTGGCGTCGTCGAGATCGAAGGCACGGCGGAATCGGGCGGGCCGGTCCTCGAATCGCCGTTTACCGAGACGCCGTGTCTGCTCTGCCAGTATGAGGTCAAAGAGTGGCAGAGTTCGGGCCAGAACAGCCACTGGAAGACGCTCTACGAGGGGCAGGACTCGGTCCCGTTTCTGGCCGAGGACGACACCGGCAGCGTCACCGTCGACCCCGAGGGCGCCGAGTTCTCGCTTGACGAGGACGCCGACATCGAGTCCGACGGCGGCGAGACGCCGCCCGAGCGAGTGCAGCAGTTCCTCGATCAGATCGGCGTCGACCGCGAGGAGGGCGGGGAGACCTCGATCGGGCCGATCTCGATCAACCGCGGCGACCGACGCAAGTACGTCGAGAAGCGCCTCGACGCCGGCGACCCCGTCCACGTCTACGGGCAGTCTCGAAGCGGCCGCACCGCCGGCGAGGTCTCGGGAACGGTCAACGCCGTGATCGGCGACGGCAAGGCGACGCCGAACTTCCGGATCTCCGAGGGCGACGAGTCGGCGGCGATCCGGCGTCACGTCACGTCCGGCGTGATCTACGCGGCCATCGGAGCCGTTCCTGGCGCGATTCTGGCAGCGCTCGTTGCTGGGATCTGAATGCGGCACTGCGAACGGGCTCGCCGCGACCACGGGCTTTAACGCTTCCCGCTCCTAAGTGGCGGGCATGTCAGCGCTGCGCGATGCCCTGCGCGATCTCCCCGACGCCGTGTTCGCCGACCTACTCGAAAGCGACGAGGCGTACAAACTGGTGATCGACCTGCCGGGCGTCACGGCCGAGACGCTAGACGTTCGCGCCGAGGACGGCCGCCTGACGATCGAAGCGCGGCGCCAGAAGTCCGCCCCCACCGAGTTCCGATACCTCCGCGAGGATCGGTCGCTGTTCTTGGACGCCGAGCTCCCGCTGCCGCCGGACGCCTCGGCCGAGAACGCCGAGGGAACCATCTCCGGCGGCGTGCTGGAGCTCACCGTCCCCAAGCGCGGCCGGGACGTGGAGACGACCATCGACATCACCGCCGAGTAGCACGGGGTGGTGACGCTGGTCAACCTTCGTGCCTACTGGCGGTTTTTCGTGGTCGCACGGCGCTTTCTGCCCCTGTTGCTCGCCTACGCCCGGGACCGTAACCGGTTCCTGCTGTTCGGCCGCAGTCGGCAGGTCGACGCCGAAACGCGGCAGCGCCGCGCCGAGCACCTGCTGGACGCCCTGCTGACGCTGGGACCGACGTTCATCAAACTCGGGCAGTTGC containing:
- a CDS encoding HAD family hydrolase, whose protein sequence is MAPTDYDFWLLDLDGTLVDVEPGYVHDVMGEVGNRLGVEITDREAEVLWHGYGGQRERVIESLDTDAETFWATFHEVEDPTKRSESTFLYEDAAVVAGLDRPTGLVTHCQQYLTDPVLRHHDIADWFDTVVCCTDDLGWKPDPAPVREAMTDLGVAHNGHVGTLVGDSAEDIGAARNAGLDGIHVQRYDPDERGVTVWGDRRIRSFEELI
- a CDS encoding GIDE domain-containing protein; this encodes MIGSLPSWLLVVGAVLVAVLGWFWWRAATEFWQGWTVWRNDPVAVMDAANASGVVEIEGTAESGGPVLESPFTETPCLLCQYEVKEWQSSGQNSHWKTLYEGQDSVPFLAEDDTGSVTVDPEGAEFSLDEDADIESDGGETPPERVQQFLDQIGVDREEGGETSIGPISINRGDRRKYVEKRLDAGDPVHVYGQSRSGRTAGEVSGTVNAVIGDGKATPNFRISEGDESAAIRRHVTSGVIYAAIGAVPGAILAALVAGI
- a CDS encoding ABC transporter ATP-binding protein, yielding MTGPTESTSETHTPAVSLSAVGKTYERGGEVVNALADVSLDLPRGSYTAVMGPSGSGKSTLMNLVGCLDTPTAGTVLVDGEDVTGLADDGRARIRGRQVGFVFQTFNLMPRLTARENVALPLVFRGTGRADRLERADDLLARVGLADRVDHRPNELSGGQRQRVAIARALANDPAIVLADEPTGNLDTETGERIMGEFERLHEAGTTILLVSHERAVAEHAERIVHLRDGEIDRIEHVEDRRRATEGDR
- a CDS encoding Hsp20/alpha crystallin family protein; translated protein: MSALRDALRDLPDAVFADLLESDEAYKLVIDLPGVTAETLDVRAEDGRLTIEARRQKSAPTEFRYLREDRSLFLDAELPLPPDASAENAEGTISGGVLELTVPKRGRDVETTIDITAE